Proteins found in one Candidatus Eisenbacteria bacterium genomic segment:
- the dnaK gene encoding molecular chaperone DnaK, whose translation MGKTIGIDLGTTNSCVAVMEGGEAVVIANSEGGRTTPSVVAFTKTGERLVGLVAKRQAITNPRNTIYSIKRFMGRKYDEVTSEIATVPYEVMRAKNDLATVKIAGQDYTPPEISAMILQKMKQTAEEYLGEKVTEAVITVPAYFNDSQRQATKDAGRIAGLDVKRIINEPTAASLAYGLDKKKDEKIAVYDLGGGTFDISILELGDGVFEVKATNGDTHLGGDDFDQRIMDWLADEFKKQEGIDLRKDAMALQRLKEAAEKAKCELSSTIQTEVNLPFITADQSGPKHLNITLTRAKLEQLVDDLVQRTVGPCRKAMADAGLKPSEIDEVILVGGQTRMPKVQQLVKELFEKEPHKGVNPDEVVAVGAAIQAGVLAGEVKDILLLDVTPLSLGIETLGGVCTKLIERNTTIPTRRSETFTTAADDQTTVEIHVLQGERPMAVDNRTIGRFQLTGIPPAPRGIPQIEVTFDIDANGILNVSAKDKATGREQSIRIEASSGLKEEEIKRMVRDAEEHTSEDKKRRDGIDARNRADQMVYETEKNLKQAGANLDPDMKAKVEAAVSRVKEAVKNDNVDEIRSATEALTQVWHDAAEQMYAKASPGAGAQHTGSESAGGASQGQAGPQAGPKERKEGDAVDADFEVVE comes from the coding sequence ATGGGAAAGACAATAGGAATCGACCTTGGTACGACGAACTCCTGTGTAGCAGTCATGGAGGGCGGAGAAGCCGTGGTCATCGCGAACTCTGAGGGCGGACGAACTACGCCTTCAGTTGTCGCTTTTACAAAGACGGGGGAGAGACTGGTCGGGCTCGTGGCCAAGCGCCAGGCGATTACGAATCCCAGGAACACGATCTATTCAATAAAGAGGTTCATGGGACGGAAGTACGACGAAGTCACCTCCGAAATCGCCACGGTTCCGTACGAAGTGATGAGGGCGAAGAACGACCTGGCCACAGTCAAGATTGCAGGCCAGGATTACACGCCGCCCGAGATCTCCGCGATGATTCTCCAGAAGATGAAGCAAACAGCGGAGGAGTACCTGGGCGAGAAAGTCACAGAAGCCGTCATCACCGTGCCCGCATACTTCAACGACAGTCAGAGGCAGGCGACAAAGGATGCGGGAAGGATAGCGGGCCTTGACGTCAAGAGGATCATTAATGAACCTACTGCTGCCTCTTTGGCTTACGGGCTGGACAAGAAAAAAGATGAAAAGATCGCCGTGTACGACCTTGGAGGCGGCACCTTTGATATCTCGATACTTGAGCTCGGCGATGGTGTGTTCGAAGTCAAAGCGACCAACGGCGACACGCATCTTGGCGGCGACGACTTCGACCAGCGAATCATGGATTGGCTGGCAGACGAGTTCAAGAAGCAAGAGGGGATTGACCTCAGAAAGGATGCGATGGCTCTTCAGAGGCTCAAGGAGGCTGCGGAGAAGGCGAAGTGTGAGCTTTCGAGCACGATACAGACTGAGGTCAATCTGCCCTTCATTACCGCAGATCAGTCAGGACCGAAGCATCTCAACATTACTCTCACGAGAGCGAAGCTGGAGCAACTGGTGGACGACCTTGTCCAGCGCACAGTCGGGCCGTGCAGAAAAGCCATGGCCGACGCGGGGCTCAAGCCCAGTGAAATCGACGAGGTAATCCTGGTCGGTGGCCAAACAAGGATGCCTAAAGTCCAACAGCTCGTGAAGGAGCTTTTCGAGAAGGAGCCTCACAAGGGTGTGAATCCCGATGAGGTGGTTGCCGTCGGTGCCGCGATTCAGGCAGGAGTCTTGGCCGGAGAAGTGAAGGACATTCTCCTGCTCGATGTGACGCCGCTCTCTCTCGGCATCGAGACGCTGGGTGGAGTTTGCACAAAGCTCATCGAACGAAACACCACCATCCCGACACGAAGAAGCGAGACTTTCACCACGGCGGCCGACGATCAGACGACCGTGGAGATTCACGTGCTCCAGGGCGAACGGCCGATGGCGGTTGACAACAGGACCATAGGCCGCTTTCAACTGACGGGCATTCCTCCTGCGCCGAGAGGCATTCCGCAGATTGAGGTGACGTTCGACATAGACGCGAACGGAATCCTCAACGTCTCGGCAAAGGACAAGGCCACGGGGCGTGAGCAGAGTATCCGCATAGAAGCTTCCAGCGGTCTCAAAGAGGAAGAGATCAAGAGAATGGTGAGGGATGCCGAAGAGCACACTTCGGAAGACAAGAAGCGCAGGGACGGGATAGACGCCCGAAACCGCGCGGACCAGATGGTTTATGAGACTGAGAAAAACCTCAAGCAGGCGGGTGCCAACCTCGACCCTGACATGAAAGCCAAGGTTGAGGCCGCCGTCTCCAGAGTCAAGGAGGCGGTCAAGAACGACAACGTTGACGAGATCAGGTCCGCCACCGAAGCGCTGACGCAAGTGTGGCACGATGCCGCCGAGCAGATGTACGCAAAAGCCTCTCCAGGCGCCGGAGCACAGCACACAGGCTCGGAGTCAGCCGGAGGTGCGTCTCAGGGTCAGGCAGGCCCTCAAGCCGGTCCCAAGGAACGCAAAGAGGGAGACGCCGTTGACGCCGACTTTGAGGTCGTGGAGTAA
- a CDS encoding sigma 54-interacting transcriptional regulator, translating to MTPEGTGENNRPEKTRHRPEDGWHEADHGAQSQTSQGAQALGYEMLQGILGRSSKMRRLLKLITKIASTDSSVLIAGESGTGKELVARAIHYESARASLPFLPVNCAAIPETLFESELFGYVRGAFTGATGTKKGLFEQADGGTLFLDEIAEMPPGIQVKLLRALQEKEVRRIGDTAALRIDVRLIAATNRDVRKALQAGQLREDLYYRLNVFQIELPPLRERRDDVPLLARYFLERYSRRLGKKITGFSREAQLFLLRHDYPGNVRELENAVERAVALAEGDLVTEKELPSEMTQRKMLRAPEEGLAGYSTEWSLIQLEREHIKTVLAKHEGSVSKTALSLGISRSTLWRKMREYGLGSSSK from the coding sequence ATGACACCGGAAGGCACTGGCGAAAACAACAGACCTGAAAAAACGCGCCATCGACCCGAAGACGGATGGCACGAAGCCGACCACGGGGCTCAGAGCCAGACGTCGCAAGGGGCACAGGCTCTCGGATACGAGATGCTCCAGGGCATCCTCGGCCGTTCGTCCAAGATGAGGCGGCTTCTCAAGCTCATAACCAAGATAGCGTCAACGGATAGCAGCGTGCTCATTGCTGGGGAGAGCGGGACCGGCAAGGAGCTTGTGGCCAGGGCCATTCACTACGAGAGCGCGAGGGCGTCGCTACCATTCTTGCCGGTCAACTGCGCAGCCATTCCGGAAACTCTTTTTGAGAGTGAGCTCTTCGGTTACGTGAGAGGAGCGTTCACCGGAGCAACGGGCACGAAGAAGGGGCTTTTCGAACAGGCTGACGGAGGCACGCTTTTCCTCGACGAGATAGCCGAGATGCCTCCGGGTATTCAGGTTAAACTCCTCAGGGCGTTGCAGGAAAAAGAAGTCAGGAGAATCGGAGACACCGCGGCCCTGAGGATAGATGTCAGGCTCATAGCTGCTACCAATCGCGACGTCCGCAAGGCATTGCAGGCAGGCCAGCTCAGGGAAGATCTCTACTATAGGCTCAATGTTTTTCAGATTGAGCTTCCGCCCTTGAGAGAGCGTCGGGACGACGTCCCACTCCTGGCTCGCTACTTCCTCGAGCGATATTCGAGAAGGCTGGGCAAGAAGATCACCGGCTTTTCCCGGGAAGCACAGTTGTTCTTGCTCCGCCACGACTACCCGGGTAACGTTCGCGAGCTCGAGAACGCCGTGGAGAGGGCGGTCGCCCTGGCCGAAGGGGATCTCGTCACCGAAAAGGAGCTTCCCTCGGAGATGACGCAGAGAAAGATGTTGCGCGCTCCGGAAGAAGGCCTGGCTGGTTACTCGACGGAGTGGTCGCTCATACAGTTGGAACGCGAGCATATCAAGACCGTGCTCGCGAAGCATGAAGGCAGCGTCTCGAAGACGGCCTTGTCTCTGGGAATCTCCCGCTCTACTTTGTGGAGAAAGATGCGGGAGTACGGCCTCGGCAGTTCCTCAAAATAG
- a CDS encoding DUF1844 domain-containing protein: protein MVEREPGLNEALFMGLVINLQSTAMIALGKLISPLTQKIERNLDQARFTIDMLGMLEDKTNGNRTEEETRTLRTALTELRMNYLDEVEKDRQEQEKGPQPETKAQKTAGETDDKKP, encoded by the coding sequence ATGGTCGAAAGAGAGCCCGGCTTGAACGAGGCACTTTTCATGGGCCTCGTCATCAATCTTCAGTCCACCGCAATGATTGCCCTGGGCAAACTGATAAGTCCGTTGACTCAGAAGATTGAGAGAAATCTGGACCAGGCACGTTTCACAATCGACATGCTCGGTATGCTGGAAGACAAGACTAACGGCAATCGCACCGAAGAAGAGACCAGAACTCTGAGGACGGCGCTCACCGAGCTAAGAATGAACTATCTTGACGAGGTCGAAAAAGATCGCCAGGAACAGGAAAAAGGGCCACAACCAGAGACGAAGGCTCAGAAGACTGCGGGCGAGACAGACGACAAGAAACCCTGA
- a CDS encoding nucleotide exchange factor GrpE, translating to MAKKRKVGAGHEPAPPDSEVVAEEETGKEIESEIEEERNLAQEYLDHLQRLQAEFANYRKRTQRELVEAYDYAKAELICKLLPVMDDLERAIESLDSNSDSEEVLRGVRLIYGKLKSTLQVEGLEAIVCKGQSFDPNFHEAVVVTKVKEGADGEIVKDFQKGYTFKGKLVRPSKVEVTQIQSDQDDE from the coding sequence ATGGCGAAGAAGAGGAAGGTTGGAGCGGGGCACGAGCCCGCTCCTCCCGATTCAGAGGTTGTTGCCGAAGAGGAGACCGGAAAGGAAATCGAGAGCGAAATAGAAGAAGAGAGGAATCTGGCGCAAGAATATCTCGATCACCTTCAAAGGCTTCAGGCTGAGTTTGCAAACTACCGAAAGCGGACACAGCGGGAACTTGTCGAAGCGTACGACTACGCAAAGGCCGAGCTGATATGCAAACTTCTTCCCGTGATGGACGACCTCGAACGGGCCATCGAGAGCCTGGATTCGAACTCTGATAGCGAGGAAGTTCTGAGGGGAGTCAGACTGATCTACGGAAAACTCAAGTCCACGCTTCAAGTAGAGGGCCTCGAGGCCATCGTGTGCAAAGGGCAGAGCTTCGATCCCAATTTCCACGAGGCGGTAGTTGTGACAAAAGTGAAGGAAGGAGCCGACGGCGAGATAGTCAAGGACTTCCAGAAGGGTTACACCTTCAAGGGCAAACTTGTGAGACCCAGCAAGGTCGAGGTTACACAGATACAATCTGACCAGGATGACGAATAA
- a CDS encoding radical SAM protein, with product MSASTPTYAPGTEVDARSGRKSTGPQTTFLGAPINDLPKGLPKAIRSLCPDCMKVIDARLFEEDGKVIMEKTCPEHGHVRDLYWSDAELYLKAEKWSFDDGQGLLNPRVRHASECPGQCGLCNRHTSHTGLGNIDLTNRCDLVCPICFANANVAGYVYEPSYEEVVQMLKAFRTEQPVAGRIIQFSGGEPTLHPRFLDVVRASRKMGFSHVQIASNGINLTDHKFAEECARAGLHTIYLQFDGLDDEVYRKTRGRDLFAVKERAIESIRRSGMNIVFVPTIVKGFNDDQVGDILRYAIKNIDVVSGISYQPVVFTGRISYKEREKKRFTLTDLAWAVEKQTGLAQARRDWYPTACIAPFTRFVSALRGEETVHLTCHPHCSLATYLFVSPDTKDIVAAPQFIDVEAMFLDLEKFARTVPKSRFQSFARMKAFNSIKKHFREDEAPAGLTFSTFLTTLQGLMDKRIGRSKDGKGKTYKTLLVAGMHFMDAYNYDVDRVRRCVVHYAAPDGMLYPFCTYNSGPTFRRMIEAEFSQPLEGPDKGGKAGGSRVAFG from the coding sequence ATGAGTGCTTCGACCCCCACTTACGCTCCAGGCACCGAAGTAGACGCAAGATCCGGACGAAAATCCACGGGGCCGCAGACCACGTTTCTTGGGGCTCCGATCAACGACTTGCCCAAGGGTCTCCCCAAGGCCATCCGTTCCCTCTGTCCCGATTGCATGAAGGTGATAGACGCGCGCCTATTCGAGGAGGACGGAAAGGTCATCATGGAGAAGACCTGTCCGGAGCACGGCCACGTAAGAGACCTGTACTGGTCTGACGCGGAACTCTATCTCAAGGCTGAAAAGTGGTCCTTCGATGACGGTCAAGGGCTCTTGAACCCCAGGGTGCGTCATGCCTCGGAGTGCCCCGGCCAATGCGGTCTCTGCAACCGACACACGAGCCACACAGGCCTCGGAAACATCGACCTGACGAATCGGTGCGACTTGGTTTGCCCCATCTGCTTTGCCAATGCCAACGTGGCCGGTTACGTCTACGAGCCATCCTACGAAGAAGTCGTTCAGATGCTCAAGGCCTTCAGAACTGAACAACCGGTCGCCGGCAGGATTATACAGTTCTCCGGGGGCGAGCCTACTCTCCACCCGCGTTTTCTGGACGTAGTGAGAGCGTCGAGGAAGATGGGTTTCTCACACGTTCAGATAGCCTCAAACGGAATCAATCTGACCGATCATAAGTTTGCAGAGGAATGCGCAAGGGCAGGGCTTCACACCATTTACCTTCAGTTTGACGGTCTCGATGACGAGGTTTACAGGAAGACTCGCGGCAGAGATCTCTTTGCGGTCAAGGAAAGAGCCATAGAGAGCATTCGAAGAAGTGGAATGAATATTGTTTTCGTTCCTACAATAGTCAAGGGGTTCAACGACGATCAGGTCGGTGACATCCTGAGATACGCAATCAAGAACATTGACGTGGTAAGCGGCATAAGCTATCAGCCGGTCGTTTTCACCGGACGGATCTCCTACAAGGAGAGAGAGAAGAAGCGGTTTACGCTGACCGACCTCGCGTGGGCCGTGGAAAAGCAGACGGGGCTGGCACAGGCGAGGAGAGACTGGTATCCGACTGCCTGCATTGCTCCTTTCACCAGGTTTGTCTCCGCCTTGCGAGGAGAGGAAACGGTTCATCTCACCTGTCATCCTCACTGCTCGCTTGCGACCTATCTCTTTGTATCGCCCGACACGAAGGACATAGTGGCAGCCCCGCAGTTCATAGACGTGGAGGCCATGTTCCTTGACCTCGAGAAGTTTGCTCGCACAGTACCGAAGTCGCGCTTCCAGTCTTTTGCCCGCATGAAGGCGTTCAACTCCATAAAGAAGCATTTCAGAGAGGACGAGGCACCCGCGGGTCTGACGTTCTCCACTTTTCTCACGACCCTTCAGGGACTGATGGACAAGAGGATCGGCCGAAGCAAGGACGGCAAGGGAAAGACTTACAAGACGCTTCTTGTGGCGGGCATGCACTTCATGGATGCGTACAACTATGACGTTGACAGAGTGAGGCGGTGCGTGGTTCACTATGCAGCACCGGACGGAATGTTGTATCCGTTCTGTACATACAACTCTGGTCCCACGTTCAGGAGGATGATCGAGGCCGAGTTCTCTCAGCCTCTTGAAGGTCCGGATAAGGGTGGCAAGGCGGGAGGTTCTCGCGTCGCTTTCGGGTAG
- the dnaJ gene encoding molecular chaperone DnaJ, with protein MPQTQKNFYEILGVSETAGVDEIKKAYRKLAKKYHPDANPGNKAAENRFKDVSEAYDVLSDPQKRAQYDQMRRLGSGVFTGSGGFRGSDFGGPFTGSAGQGATFSYEDLGGFGGLGDIFSSLFGGSRVRAESYGPQKGEDINLELEVPFELAVKGGKTTITIPKEENCTVCGGTGAKPGSKRTTCPECGGRGSISFAQGAFAVSRPCPRCLGRGVLPGEPCSACAGRGTANARKKYVVTVPKGISSGEKIRLRGQGEPGVAGGPHGDLFIQVKVGPHSFFTRKGASIHCTVPINIAQAVLGTKIKVSTVDGRKVELKIPAGVQNGVTFRLKGLGLKKNGFQGDQFVKIEVVTPSNITEKQKKLIEEFAREGGLEH; from the coding sequence ATGCCGCAGACCCAAAAAAACTTCTACGAGATTCTGGGGGTCAGCGAGACCGCGGGTGTTGACGAGATAAAGAAAGCCTACAGAAAGCTCGCAAAGAAATACCACCCGGATGCCAACCCCGGTAACAAGGCCGCCGAGAACAGATTCAAGGACGTCTCGGAGGCCTACGACGTCTTGAGTGACCCGCAGAAGCGCGCTCAGTATGATCAGATGAGAAGGCTGGGGAGTGGGGTCTTCACGGGGTCCGGGGGATTTCGGGGCTCTGACTTTGGCGGTCCCTTCACGGGGAGCGCCGGACAGGGCGCCACGTTCTCGTACGAAGACCTCGGTGGTTTTGGCGGGCTTGGAGATATCTTCAGCAGTCTCTTTGGTGGCTCCAGAGTGAGAGCGGAAAGCTACGGTCCCCAGAAGGGCGAAGACATAAACCTGGAGCTCGAGGTGCCCTTCGAACTGGCGGTCAAGGGCGGCAAGACAACGATAACCATTCCCAAAGAGGAAAATTGCACCGTGTGTGGCGGGACCGGTGCAAAACCTGGCTCCAAGAGAACGACCTGCCCGGAGTGCGGGGGCCGTGGCAGCATATCTTTTGCCCAGGGCGCGTTTGCCGTCAGCAGGCCGTGTCCAAGGTGTTTGGGAAGAGGCGTGCTCCCCGGCGAGCCTTGCTCGGCTTGCGCCGGGAGAGGAACGGCCAACGCCAGAAAGAAATACGTCGTCACTGTCCCCAAGGGGATTTCCTCCGGAGAAAAGATACGCCTCAGAGGTCAGGGCGAGCCTGGCGTAGCAGGCGGGCCTCATGGCGATCTCTTCATCCAGGTCAAGGTGGGCCCTCACAGCTTCTTTACCAGGAAAGGCGCAAGTATACACTGCACTGTCCCCATCAATATCGCGCAGGCAGTTCTTGGCACCAAGATAAAAGTGAGCACGGTTGACGGCCGTAAGGTGGAACTCAAGATACCGGCCGGTGTTCAAAATGGTGTGACGTTCAGACTCAAGGGGTTGGGTCTGAAGAAAAACGGGTTTCAGGGGGATCAGTTCGTAAAGATCGAGGTGGTTACACCGTCCAACATCACTGAAAAGCAGAAGAAGCTCATCGAAGAGTTCGCCAGGGAGGGTGGACTCGAGCATTGA
- a CDS encoding porin family protein yields the protein MKKFVVLPLILLFFGATAAFAQMETTSSAWVLGLNVGYGLPMGDFGDAYDGGLTAGASVGYMFTGKYGLEVGMEWSKFAANDDLVAVLEALSGEDVEANFQFMPVMVDFVANFPMSSSVTPYLKGGLGMYFETAEITIADDTESDSESDFGFNIGGGVKFPISATALIDFGARFHNVMTEDNSTQYFTIGAGVDFMF from the coding sequence ATGAAGAAGTTTGTTGTTCTGCCATTGATACTGTTGTTTTTCGGCGCGACTGCAGCTTTTGCCCAGATGGAAACCACCAGCTCGGCGTGGGTGCTCGGCCTCAACGTCGGCTACGGTCTTCCGATGGGTGATTTCGGGGACGCCTACGACGGCGGGCTTACTGCAGGCGCAAGTGTCGGCTATATGTTCACCGGCAAGTATGGTCTGGAAGTGGGCATGGAGTGGAGCAAGTTCGCTGCCAACGATGACCTTGTGGCAGTGTTGGAGGCCTTGAGCGGCGAAGACGTTGAGGCGAATTTTCAGTTCATGCCCGTGATGGTGGACTTCGTGGCGAATTTCCCCATGAGCTCGTCAGTGACACCGTATCTGAAGGGTGGACTGGGGATGTATTTTGAGACCGCTGAGATCACAATCGCTGACGACACAGAGAGCGACAGCGAGAGTGACTTCGGCTTCAACATCGGCGGCGGTGTCAAGTTCCCCATCTCTGCGACGGCCCTAATCGATTTTGGTGCGCGCTTCCACAACGTAATGACGGAAGACAATAGCACCCAGTATTTCACTATCGGTGCCGGCGTCGACTTCATGTTCTAA
- a CDS encoding DegQ family serine endoprotease: MRSRHKHLFFSICCILVGLTLGIYIASDVGLVRFGFGSEKGKAVTLGSSEQIPEGLLLLQNTSKAFVMVAKMVRPVVVTISSEKVVKSADVQRNTPGSPFDEFFGDDFFGKFFRGPVPEGEMRQRGIGSGVIVSKDGYVLTNYHVIADADKIQVTLYNDKKYDAKVVGSDSKTDVAVIKIEADDLPVARFGDSRQMEVGEWVLAVGSPFSEQLEQTVTAGIVSAKGRSNVGLAEYEDFIQTDAAINPGNSGGALVNLRGEVIGINTAILSRTGGNQGIGFAIPIEMAKKVMEDLVRQGKVVRGWMGVVIQNIDENMAQALGLEAPRGIVISEITKGGPAEKAGLRRGDVILEFNGKKVDDTVALRNMVVETKPGSRAEATILRDGNEKKVTLELGELPVEEAAPAETREKAVSEIGIEVETLTSALASRLGYEGEEGVVVTSVKGGSPAQTAGIAQGDLVKEVNKEKVKTASEYEKALAKSKRGEAALFLIRRANATLFVAVRLPK; the protein is encoded by the coding sequence ATGAGATCCAGGCACAAACACCTTTTCTTCTCAATCTGCTGCATTCTTGTCGGTCTTACTCTTGGGATTTACATTGCTTCTGACGTCGGGCTTGTCAGATTCGGTTTTGGCTCGGAGAAAGGGAAGGCCGTTACGCTCGGCTCGTCCGAGCAGATTCCAGAGGGACTTCTGCTGCTCCAGAACACAAGCAAGGCCTTCGTGATGGTGGCAAAAATGGTGAGGCCGGTCGTCGTCACCATCTCGAGCGAGAAGGTCGTGAAGAGTGCAGACGTTCAGAGAAACACCCCCGGTTCTCCTTTCGATGAGTTTTTCGGAGACGATTTTTTTGGGAAGTTTTTCCGCGGGCCCGTCCCCGAGGGTGAAATGCGGCAGAGAGGAATTGGGTCCGGAGTAATTGTCAGCAAGGATGGATACGTTCTGACCAACTATCACGTGATTGCCGACGCCGACAAGATCCAAGTCACCCTCTACAACGATAAGAAGTATGACGCGAAGGTGGTGGGAAGCGACTCCAAGACGGACGTGGCGGTGATAAAGATAGAGGCCGACGATCTTCCCGTGGCGAGGTTCGGAGATTCGCGACAAATGGAAGTCGGGGAATGGGTGCTCGCAGTCGGCAGTCCGTTCTCGGAGCAGTTGGAGCAGACAGTGACGGCAGGTATTGTGAGCGCCAAGGGCCGTTCGAACGTCGGTCTCGCCGAGTACGAGGATTTCATTCAGACGGACGCCGCCATAAACCCCGGCAACAGCGGTGGCGCTCTTGTGAATCTTCGCGGAGAAGTCATCGGTATAAACACGGCGATACTCAGCAGAACCGGAGGCAACCAGGGCATCGGTTTTGCGATTCCGATAGAGATGGCGAAGAAAGTGATGGAGGATCTCGTCAGACAGGGCAAGGTCGTCAGGGGATGGATGGGAGTCGTGATTCAGAACATCGACGAGAACATGGCCCAAGCTCTGGGTCTCGAAGCGCCCAGGGGAATTGTAATCAGTGAGATCACCAAGGGCGGTCCGGCCGAGAAAGCGGGGCTCAGGCGCGGCGACGTCATTCTCGAATTCAACGGCAAGAAGGTGGACGACACCGTCGCCCTAAGAAACATGGTCGTAGAGACCAAACCGGGTAGCAGAGCTGAAGCAACCATACTCAGGGACGGCAACGAGAAGAAAGTCACTCTCGAACTCGGAGAGCTTCCCGTTGAAGAGGCGGCCCCTGCCGAGACAAGGGAGAAGGCGGTGAGCGAGATCGGGATCGAAGTGGAAACTCTCACTTCTGCGCTTGCATCAAGGCTTGGCTACGAAGGCGAAGAGGGCGTTGTCGTGACGAGCGTGAAGGGAGGAAGTCCTGCACAGACTGCAGGGATAGCCCAGGGAGATCTCGTCAAGGAGGTAAACAAGGAGAAGGTGAAGACGGCCTCCGAATACGAGAAGGCCCTCGCCAAGTCGAAACGCGGCGAGGCCGCTCTGTTCCTGATCAGGCGCGCGAACGCAACACTGTTCGTGGCGGTCAGGTTGCCGAAGTAG
- a CDS encoding DUF4292 domain-containing protein, with amino-acid sequence MQSLSRRTSLSRGPADRNVILPILVAAFLVASLCTSCAVSPPVQTAGEKRPCSAKTMNLLKKEAPEIRSVKATLDVYLSFEEPRRSERLQVGLVAQEPDRMRLNVYAGFVSLASVALDGDSIRAFIPSSSVLLAGSLGDAVTQALLPEATGLLLDAVRTVLFPKRFCVTECMSEEIEKGRCRFEEDSDDGKRIGIVDSKTGNLIRLEFVDADGAERVGVDYRDYTRSGGVLFPHEITVSLPSDGVRARLVFNRTVLNDDIDEKVFRLKDLFPLAD; translated from the coding sequence TTGCAATCACTTTCCAGGCGTACTTCGTTGAGTCGTGGTCCCGCGGACCGCAACGTGATCCTCCCCATTCTGGTCGCCGCCTTTCTTGTCGCTTCTCTCTGCACTTCGTGTGCCGTGAGCCCCCCCGTGCAGACTGCGGGAGAAAAGCGGCCCTGTTCCGCGAAGACAATGAATCTGCTCAAGAAAGAAGCTCCCGAGATTCGTTCCGTGAAGGCCACCCTCGATGTGTACTTGAGTTTTGAGGAACCCCGACGCAGCGAGCGCCTGCAGGTCGGGCTCGTCGCACAAGAACCCGACAGAATGAGATTGAATGTGTATGCCGGGTTCGTGAGCCTCGCGAGCGTCGCGCTCGATGGCGACTCCATCCGGGCGTTCATCCCCTCGAGTTCCGTCTTGCTGGCAGGTTCGCTCGGCGACGCCGTCACTCAAGCTCTACTGCCCGAGGCTACGGGTCTTCTGCTCGACGCCGTCAGAACCGTCCTTTTCCCGAAACGTTTTTGTGTCACGGAGTGCATGTCTGAAGAGATCGAAAAAGGCAGATGCAGGTTTGAAGAGGACTCTGACGACGGGAAAAGAATAGGCATCGTTGACTCGAAAACGGGAAACCTCATTCGACTGGAATTTGTCGATGCGGACGGTGCAGAGCGCGTAGGAGTGGACTACCGTGACTACACGAGGTCGGGAGGAGTACTCTTTCCGCACGAGATAACGGTCTCCCTGCCTTCAGACGGCGTCAGGGCGAGGCTCGTGTTCAATAGAACAGTGCTAAATGACGATATAGACGAGAAGGTGTTCAGGCTCAAGGACCTTTTTCCCCTTGCGGACTGA
- a CDS encoding outer membrane lipoprotein carrier protein LolA, with amino-acid sequence MSFRAKTIYVIVTSLFLVAFAIPLVGLTQKGNLQDLLVRVDARLSSLQSLSASFEQTREIKINGEKIQAKGRLYLRKPKEMLLDYTEPERQKLLVKDSVVLVYIPSLNQIQRFDLTARKEEQDLFVFWEPLGNLEKTFTIAPARQRDSRFRYVELVPKEEGMGVRKLTLGIDTNLLLPRLIEVEEAGGDVVRMVLSNVKVNLGLSESLFELNAGKGVEIIDYSEKSDESPSRTMKSLQ; translated from the coding sequence ATGAGTTTCAGGGCGAAGACCATCTATGTCATAGTGACTTCTCTCTTCCTGGTGGCGTTTGCCATCCCGTTGGTGGGACTCACGCAGAAAGGCAATCTGCAGGACCTGCTAGTCCGCGTTGACGCAAGGCTTTCGTCCTTGCAGTCACTCAGTGCTTCCTTTGAGCAGACGCGGGAAATAAAGATCAACGGCGAGAAGATTCAGGCAAAGGGAAGGCTGTACCTCCGGAAGCCCAAGGAGATGCTGCTTGATTACACCGAGCCCGAACGCCAGAAGCTACTCGTCAAGGACTCCGTGGTGTTGGTTTATATTCCTTCCTTGAATCAGATCCAACGTTTTGACCTCACCGCCCGCAAGGAAGAGCAGGACTTGTTCGTCTTCTGGGAACCACTCGGGAATCTGGAGAAGACGTTTACGATAGCGCCTGCGAGACAGAGGGACTCAAGATTCCGCTACGTGGAACTTGTACCAAAAGAGGAGGGGATGGGTGTCCGGAAGCTTACGCTGGGCATAGACACAAATCTCCTTCTGCCCCGCCTGATAGAAGTCGAAGAGGCCGGCGGTGACGTGGTGAGAATGGTGCTTTCCAACGTGAAAGTGAATCTCGGGCTCAGCGAGTCCTTGTTTGAGCTAAACGCCGGCAAGGGAGTGGAGATCATAGATTATTCCGAGAAGTCCGATGAGTCACCGTCAAGAACTATGAAGTCGCTTCAGTGA